The Methylobacterium currus genome contains a region encoding:
- a CDS encoding PhzF family phenazine biosynthesis protein — translation MPARRYATLDVFTDTALAGNPLAVVLDAEGLDDAAMQAIAGEFNLSETVFVLPPAEARHRARLRIFTPTQELAFAGHPTVGTAVLLALGDRRAEVADAVAFGLEEQVGVVPCVVEAGEGRGRARFRLPRLPESWGEEPDATGLAVALGLSPSEIGFARHRPSRYSAGTPFHLVPVQGLDALARARTSAEALNQALGPKAKVFLYTGETGEAGHSFRARMFAPGAGIAEDPATGGAVAAFAGALMQFEPLGSGTHDLTIAQGFEMGRPSEIALQLTIEDGALRAAEIGGSAVLVSEGALHL, via the coding sequence ATGCCCGCACGCCGCTACGCCACCCTGGACGTGTTCACCGACACAGCCCTCGCCGGCAACCCGCTGGCGGTGGTGCTGGACGCCGAGGGGCTGGACGATGCCGCGATGCAGGCCATCGCCGGTGAGTTCAACCTGTCGGAGACGGTGTTCGTGCTGCCGCCCGCCGAGGCCCGGCACCGGGCGCGGCTGCGGATCTTCACGCCGACCCAGGAACTCGCCTTCGCGGGCCACCCGACCGTCGGCACCGCGGTGCTGCTCGCCCTCGGCGACCGGCGGGCGGAGGTCGCCGACGCGGTGGCGTTCGGCCTCGAGGAGCAGGTCGGGGTGGTGCCCTGCGTGGTCGAGGCCGGGGAGGGCAGGGGCCGCGCGCGCTTCCGCCTGCCGCGCCTGCCGGAGAGCTGGGGCGAGGAGCCGGACGCCACAGGCCTCGCCGTTGCCCTCGGCCTGTCGCCGTCCGAGATCGGCTTTGCCCGTCACCGGCCGAGCCGCTACAGCGCCGGCACGCCGTTCCACCTCGTGCCGGTGCAGGGGCTCGACGCCCTGGCGCGGGCCCGCACCAGCGCCGAGGCGCTGAACCAGGCCCTGGGACCCAAAGCCAAGGTCTTCCTCTATACCGGCGAGACCGGGGAGGCGGGCCACAGCTTCCGGGCCCGGATGTTCGCCCCCGGCGCCGGCATCGCCGAGGACCCGGCGACCGGCGGCGCGGTCGCGGCCTTCGCCGGGGCGCTCATGCAGTTCGAGCCGTTGGGCAGCGGCACGCACGACCTCACGATCGCGCAAGGGTTCGAGATGGGCCGGCCGAGCGAGATCGCGCTCCAGCTCACGATCGAGGACGGGGCCCTGCGGGCGGCCGAGATCGGCGGCAGCGCCGTCCTGGTTTCCGAGGGCGCGCTGCATCTCTGA
- a CDS encoding NUDIX hydrolase, whose product MGVTLTPARRVEARMVAHDWPWARDHRAAIAAHWEERRAARPAMFNGTVLMLRRWTLARGVLEAELFEAQYAALTALKDWGFPDGGVLNVFAAAVPRTRDGTFLLGEMGPHTAAAGRVYFPCGTPDPTDIGPDGQVDLAASALRELREETGLVAPDGPDPGWTIVRDGGLMALLRPVQLDEDEAQVRESIAAHLAADAEPELSAIVGVRDAADLDPARMPRFVRHYLASVLAA is encoded by the coding sequence ATGGGCGTCACCCTCACTCCGGCCCGCCGGGTCGAGGCCCGGATGGTCGCCCATGACTGGCCCTGGGCCCGCGACCACCGGGCGGCGATCGCCGCCCATTGGGAGGAGCGGCGGGCCGCCCGCCCGGCGATGTTCAACGGCACGGTGCTGATGCTGCGCCGCTGGACCCTCGCCCGCGGCGTGCTCGAGGCCGAGCTGTTCGAGGCCCAGTACGCGGCCCTGACCGCCCTGAAGGACTGGGGCTTTCCGGATGGAGGCGTCCTCAACGTCTTCGCGGCGGCGGTGCCGCGCACCCGGGACGGCACCTTCCTGCTCGGCGAGATGGGCCCGCACACCGCCGCCGCCGGGCGGGTCTACTTTCCCTGCGGCACGCCGGACCCGACCGATATCGGCCCCGACGGGCAAGTCGACCTCGCGGCGAGCGCCTTGCGCGAGTTGCGGGAGGAGACCGGCCTCGTCGCCCCCGACGGGCCGGATCCCGGCTGGACCATCGTGCGCGACGGCGGCCTGATGGCCCTGCTGCGCCCGGTGCAGCTCGACGAGGACGAGGCGCAGGTGCGGGAGAGCATCGCCGCCCACCTCGCGGCGGACGCGGAGCCGGAACTGTCGGCCATCGTCGGGGTGCGCGACGCGGCGGATCTCGATCCCGCCCGGATGCCGCGCTTCGTCCGGCACTATCTCGCGAGCGTGCTGGCCGCCTGA
- a CDS encoding alpha/beta hydrolase domain-containing protein, whose product MTRMPRAVALAMLGCGLAAGPAGAEVTRFETAAAETPALQGRSFGERGTAQKITGRATLALDPADPRNAVIADLALAPRNAEGRVEAVADVVLLRPERPNGLLLVEIPNRGRKLIGPLFEGVSTEASGRLEQADDGGRGFLLSRGYTLAWIGWQGDIAPGTGMGIRLPVLTGVTGPSREEWSFENTKSPIAAPLTWPAADLDPGKARLTVRAKPDDPRTTPPGLAFRYLDAKRIEITRPPGFDGSALYELSYTARDPAVMGLGLAAIRDVATFLRHDTTDRNPLARDGRSTIDRAIGFGISQSGRVLRDLLYLGLNEDERGRMVFDGMMPHIAGSRRSFTNARFAQPGRNPGPHLDRHYPADQFPFAYATTTDALTGRRDGLFLRCRVTNTCPRLMHVDSEYELWGSRGALVTTDTRGADLPQPPEVRVYMVTGAPHFAAPDARTASEPGCALPVSPVHAGAASRALLTALEAWITDGIAPPASRYPSRADGTLGAPAHLYPPIPGLPYTGLHTPAEWVEPGIEPGAGRGDPPVVRGTYPLLLPKVDPDGNTLAGLRLPLIEAPRATYTAWNPTRGVAADTLCNQKGGVLPFAETRAAAKAADDPRPSLEERYPDAVAYAAAVKAAAERMVAERTLLPADAEEMAKAAQEGSLAR is encoded by the coding sequence ATGACCAGGATGCCGAGGGCCGTGGCCCTGGCGATGCTCGGCTGCGGCCTCGCCGCCGGGCCGGCCGGGGCTGAGGTGACGCGGTTCGAGACCGCCGCCGCCGAGACGCCCGCCTTGCAGGGCCGCAGCTTCGGCGAGCGCGGCACGGCGCAGAAGATCACCGGCCGGGCGACCCTCGCGCTCGATCCCGCCGACCCGCGCAACGCGGTCATCGCCGACCTGGCGCTCGCGCCCCGCAACGCCGAGGGCCGGGTCGAGGCAGTGGCCGACGTGGTGCTGCTGCGCCCCGAGCGCCCCAACGGGCTCCTGCTGGTCGAGATCCCCAATCGCGGCCGCAAGCTGATCGGCCCCCTCTTCGAGGGCGTCTCGACCGAGGCGTCGGGCCGGCTCGAACAGGCGGACGATGGGGGACGCGGCTTCCTGCTGTCGCGCGGCTACACCCTCGCCTGGATCGGCTGGCAGGGCGACATCGCCCCCGGCACCGGGATGGGCATCCGCCTGCCGGTGCTCACCGGCGTGACCGGGCCCTCGCGCGAGGAATGGAGCTTCGAGAACACGAAATCCCCGATCGCCGCGCCGCTGACCTGGCCCGCCGCCGACCTCGACCCGGGCAAGGCCCGCCTCACCGTGCGGGCAAAGCCGGACGACCCGCGCACCACGCCGCCGGGCCTGGCGTTCCGCTACCTCGACGCCAAGCGCATCGAGATCACCCGGCCCCCGGGGTTCGACGGCAGCGCCCTCTACGAGCTGAGCTACACCGCCCGCGACCCGGCGGTGATGGGCCTCGGCCTCGCGGCGATCCGCGACGTCGCGACCTTCCTGCGCCACGACACCACCGACCGGAACCCGCTCGCGCGGGACGGCCGGAGCACCATCGACCGGGCGATCGGCTTCGGCATCTCGCAATCGGGCCGGGTGCTGCGCGACCTGCTCTATCTCGGCCTCAACGAGGACGAGCGGGGCCGGATGGTGTTCGACGGGATGATGCCGCACATCGCCGGCAGCCGGCGCAGCTTCACCAATGCCCGCTTCGCCCAGCCCGGCCGCAATCCCGGACCCCATCTCGACCGCCATTACCCCGCCGACCAGTTCCCCTTCGCCTATGCGACGACGACCGACGCCCTGACGGGGAGGCGCGACGGCCTCTTCCTGCGCTGCCGGGTGACCAACACCTGCCCGCGCCTGATGCATGTCGACAGCGAGTACGAGTTGTGGGGCTCCCGCGGGGCGCTCGTGACCACCGACACGCGCGGCGCCGACCTGCCCCAGCCGCCGGAGGTCCGGGTCTACATGGTCACCGGCGCGCCGCACTTCGCCGCTCCCGACGCGAGGACCGCGAGCGAGCCCGGCTGCGCCCTGCCGGTGAGCCCGGTCCATGCGGGGGCGGCGTCGCGGGCCCTCCTCACCGCGCTCGAAGCCTGGATCACCGACGGCATCGCGCCGCCGGCGAGCCGCTATCCCTCGCGGGCCGACGGCACCCTGGGCGCACCGGCGCATCTCTACCCGCCGATCCCCGGCCTGCCCTATACGGGCCTCCACACCCCGGCCGAGTGGGTCGAGCCTGGGATCGAACCCGGCGCCGGGCGCGGCGATCCGCCGGTGGTGCGCGGCACCTACCCGCTGCTGCTGCCGAAGGTCGATCCCGACGGCAACACCCTGGCGGGCCTCCGCCTCCCGCTGATCGAGGCGCCGCGGGCGACCTACACCGCCTGGAACCCGACCCGCGGCGTCGCCGCCGACACCCTGTGCAACCAGAAGGGCGGCGTCCTCCCCTTCGCCGAGACGCGGGCGGCGGCGAAGGCCGCGGACGACCCACGGCCCTCGCTGGAGGAGCGCTACCCGGATGCGGTCGCCTACGCGGCGGCGGTGAAGGCGGCGGCCGAGCGGATGGTGGCCGAGCGGACCCTGCTGCCGGCGGATGCCGAGGAGATGGCGAAGGCGGCGCAGGAAGGGTCGCTGGCGCGGTGA
- a CDS encoding PAS domain-containing protein, which yields MKHPTSRMLHAYWNGLRGARAAPERGEIEPGEIRHVLADSLILEIDAPRHAATVRLAGTRLCALFGAELRSLSFAGLWGEAPAADPWRLVEVVIQDTTGVVVGLVGVTEAGETIDLELLLLPLRHRGKTQARVIGSLSPAVIPTWLGLRPIVALRTVSLRILTPEANAAPAPLAAPPPAANDEPGLERRKRFVVHRGGRL from the coding sequence ATGAAGCACCCGACCAGCCGCATGCTCCACGCCTACTGGAACGGCCTGCGCGGCGCCCGCGCCGCACCGGAGCGGGGCGAGATCGAGCCCGGAGAGATCCGCCACGTCCTGGCCGACAGCCTGATCCTCGAGATCGACGCGCCCCGGCACGCCGCCACGGTGCGTCTCGCCGGCACCCGGCTCTGCGCGCTGTTCGGGGCCGAGCTGCGGAGCCTCTCCTTCGCGGGCTTGTGGGGCGAGGCGCCGGCCGCCGATCCGTGGCGGCTCGTCGAGGTGGTGATCCAGGACACCACCGGCGTGGTGGTCGGCCTCGTCGGGGTGACGGAGGCCGGGGAGACGATCGACCTCGAATTGCTGCTCCTGCCCCTGCGCCACCGCGGCAAGACCCAGGCCCGGGTGATCGGCTCGCTCTCGCCGGCGGTGATTCCGACTTGGCTGGGCCTGCGCCCGATCGTGGCCCTGCGCACCGTGTCCCTGCGGATCCTGACGCCCGAGGCCAACGCCGCCCCCGCCCCGCTGGCGGCGCCGCCGCCGGCGGCCAACGACGAGCCGGGCCTCGAGCGCCGCAAGCGCTTCGTGGTGCATCGCGGCGGACGGCTCTGA
- a CDS encoding rhomboid family intramembrane serine protease — protein sequence MDATPDLPRPPRVPVFNMPAVVTASVGILVLIHAVRQVLPDVWDITLLLDLALVPARWTLALDPDRAADVIRAAAASGGGALEVEARKAFAAYLVADPGAMPWTFASYALLHGSWAHVLLNSVWLAAFGTPVARRCGAWRYGLIALVSTAAGGFLHVLIDPLSTVPLIGASAGVSGLMAAAVRFAFQPVEMVGPAAVPWQRPVPTRLQTIPELLRNRSAVVFLAIWLVTNLLFGLAALPLGLSDSAVAWDAHLGGFVVGFLLLPLVDRLGRR from the coding sequence ATGGATGCCACCCCCGACCTCCCGCGACCGCCGCGCGTGCCGGTGTTCAACATGCCCGCCGTGGTCACCGCCTCGGTGGGGATCCTGGTGCTGATCCACGCCGTGCGGCAGGTGCTGCCCGACGTCTGGGACATCACCCTGCTCCTCGACCTCGCACTGGTGCCGGCGCGCTGGACCCTCGCCCTCGACCCCGACCGGGCCGCCGACGTGATCCGGGCCGCAGCCGCCTCGGGGGGCGGCGCCCTCGAGGTCGAGGCGCGCAAGGCCTTCGCGGCCTACCTGGTGGCCGATCCGGGCGCGATGCCCTGGACCTTCGCGTCCTACGCGCTCCTGCACGGCTCCTGGGCCCACGTGCTCCTCAACAGCGTCTGGCTCGCGGCCTTCGGCACGCCGGTGGCGCGGCGCTGCGGCGCCTGGCGCTACGGCCTGATCGCCCTGGTCTCGACCGCCGCGGGCGGTTTCCTCCACGTCCTCATCGATCCCCTGAGCACCGTGCCGCTGATCGGCGCGTCGGCTGGCGTATCGGGGCTGATGGCGGCGGCGGTGCGCTTCGCCTTCCAGCCGGTCGAGATGGTGGGGCCGGCGGCGGTGCCGTGGCAGCGTCCCGTGCCGACCCGGCTGCAGACCATTCCGGAACTCCTGCGCAACCGCTCGGCGGTGGTGTTCCTCGCCATCTGGCTCGTCACCAACCTGCTGTTCGGTCTCGCCGCCCTGCCGCTGGGCCTGAGCGATTCCGCGGTCGCCTGGGACGCGCATCTCGGGGGGTTCGTCGTCGGTTTCCTTCTGCTTCCCCTGGTCGACCGGCTCGGACGACGCTGA
- a CDS encoding CBS domain-containing protein translates to MTVARILSQKGRTVVTVQPHRTLAEAAALLTEKGIGALVVSDAGQTVLGILSERDIIRAVVRSGGAALEAPVSRHMTAKVVCCSRATAVDEVMELMTDGRFRHVPVVEDGRLVGLVSIGDVVKHRIESVEAEHRALREYIATA, encoded by the coding sequence ATGACCGTTGCGCGCATCCTGTCGCAGAAGGGCCGCACCGTGGTGACCGTTCAGCCCCACCGCACGCTGGCGGAGGCCGCGGCACTGCTGACCGAGAAGGGCATCGGCGCCCTCGTGGTGAGCGATGCCGGCCAGACCGTCCTCGGCATCCTGTCGGAGCGCGACATCATCCGGGCCGTGGTCCGCAGCGGCGGCGCGGCGCTCGAGGCGCCGGTCTCCCGGCACATGACCGCCAAGGTGGTGTGCTGCTCCCGCGCCACCGCCGTCGACGAGGTGATGGAACTGATGACCGACGGGCGCTTCCGCCACGTCCCGGTGGTCGAGGACGGCCGGCTGGTCGGCCTCGTGTCGATCGGCGACGTGGTCAAGCACCGCATCGAATCGGTCGAGGCCGAGCATCGCGCGCTGCGCGAGTACATCGCCACGGCCTGA
- a CDS encoding patatin-like phospholipase family protein — translation MMWDGIALFSGAPVRRSADGVLGAAGVPEHKPPLPKAPQPKPPLPKPPRRAKVGLALGGGAARGWSHIGAIEVLQEAGIAIDVVAGCSIGAAVGACHAAGKLGELREFALSLTKRRVMGLLDFHISGSGLIAGERLRRLLERDLGHARIEELPLTFAAVATELGTGHEIWLTRGGLVEAVRASYALPGIFDPVKIAGRWLMDGALVNPVPVTAARALGADVVLCVNLNGDMRVRGTVIQSHGAEGADAVMEAAAEATAMPEEPRRWPLIGGRRTRPKPRPEIGAPSGIASVMVDAFNITQDRISRSRLAGDPPDVMINPKLAQMGLFEFHRAEECIELGRQATRRMLPEIHEMIAAAVTPV, via the coding sequence ATGATGTGGGACGGCATCGCACTCTTTTCCGGCGCGCCCGTGCGGCGCTCAGCGGACGGCGTGCTGGGTGCCGCGGGTGTTCCCGAACACAAGCCGCCCCTGCCCAAGGCCCCCCAGCCCAAGCCCCCCCTGCCCAAGCCGCCCCGGCGGGCGAAGGTCGGCCTGGCGCTCGGCGGCGGAGCCGCCCGCGGCTGGTCGCATATCGGGGCGATCGAGGTGCTGCAGGAGGCCGGCATCGCCATCGACGTGGTGGCGGGATGCTCGATCGGGGCGGCGGTGGGCGCCTGCCACGCGGCCGGCAAGCTCGGGGAGCTGCGCGAATTCGCCCTGTCGCTGACCAAGCGCCGGGTGATGGGCCTGCTCGATTTCCATATCAGCGGCTCGGGACTGATCGCCGGCGAGCGCCTGCGGCGGCTGCTCGAGCGCGACCTCGGCCATGCCCGGATCGAGGAGCTGCCGCTCACCTTCGCGGCGGTGGCGACCGAGCTCGGCACCGGCCACGAGATCTGGCTCACCCGCGGCGGCCTCGTCGAGGCGGTGCGGGCGTCCTATGCCCTGCCGGGCATCTTCGATCCGGTGAAGATCGCCGGGCGCTGGCTGATGGACGGGGCGCTGGTCAACCCGGTGCCGGTGACGGCGGCGCGCGCGCTCGGCGCCGACGTGGTTCTGTGCGTCAACCTCAACGGCGACATGCGGGTGCGCGGCACGGTGATCCAGTCGCACGGGGCCGAAGGGGCCGACGCGGTGATGGAGGCCGCCGCCGAGGCCACCGCCATGCCGGAGGAGCCGCGGCGCTGGCCCCTGATCGGCGGCCGCCGCACGCGGCCGAAGCCCCGGCCGGAGATCGGCGCGCCGAGCGGCATCGCCAGCGTGATGGTGGATGCCTTCAACATCACGCAGGACCGGATCTCGCGCTCGCGCCTCGCCGGCGACCCGCCCGACGTGATGATCAACCCGAAGCTCGCCCAGATGGGCCTGTTCGAGTTCCACCGCGCCGAGGAATGCATCGAGCTCGGCCGCCAGGCCACGCGGCGGATGCTGCCGGAGATCCACGAGATGATCGCGGCGGCGGTGACGCCGGTCTGA
- a CDS encoding Lrp/AsnC family transcriptional regulator: MTDSLTLDGFDLKILAALQEDGRLGNQELAERVHLSASQCSRRRLRLEERGVVRGYRADLAPEPLGLRVTVFTKVALATHNRDNARRFAELVRGLDSVLEAHVMTGDSDYLLKLIVPDLKALSALVNDVLLPHESVAHVHSSVVLDTLKAAAPLPLPRGPAAGG; this comes from the coding sequence ATGACCGATTCTCTCACCCTCGACGGGTTCGACCTCAAGATCCTCGCGGCGTTGCAGGAGGACGGCCGGCTCGGCAACCAGGAGCTCGCCGAGCGGGTACATCTCTCGGCAAGCCAATGCTCGCGCCGGCGCCTGCGGCTGGAGGAGCGCGGCGTGGTGCGGGGCTACCGGGCGGATCTGGCGCCGGAACCGCTGGGCCTGCGCGTCACGGTCTTCACCAAGGTCGCGCTCGCCACCCACAACCGCGACAATGCCCGGCGCTTCGCCGAGCTGGTCCGCGGCCTCGACAGCGTGCTGGAGGCCCACGTGATGACCGGCGACAGCGACTACCTGCTGAAGCTGATCGTGCCCGACCTGAAGGCCCTGTCGGCCCTGGTCAACGACGTGCTGCTGCCGCACGAGAGCGTGGCCCACGTCCATTCCTCGGTGGTACTCGACACGCTGAAGGCGGCGGCGCCGCTGCCGCTGCCGCGCGGGCCGGCCGCCGGCGGCTAG
- the hppD gene encoding 4-hydroxyphenylpyruvate dioxygenase codes for MGPYPHDAPAAEVTAANPMGTDGFEFVEYAHPEPQALHDLFRAMGFSAVARHRTKAVTVYRQGDVNYLVNEEPGSHGHRFVAAHGPCAPSMAFRVVDARAAYDRAISLGAEPADPADGEKTLDVPAIKGIGGSLLYFVETYGAKGSPYDAAFEWVAERDPRPEGLGLYYLDHLTHNVHRGRMGVWAGFYERIFNFRQIRYFDIEGKQTGLFSKALTSPDGKIRIPINESADAKSQIEEYLHAYNGEGIQHIACGCRDIYATIEALRAGGVAFMPSPPSVYYRRVESRLPGHGEPLDRMERNGILIDGEGVVEGGMTKILLQLFSANAIGPIFFEFIQRKGDDGFGEGNFKALFESIEEDQIRRGVLTAGDRSDAAA; via the coding sequence ATGGGCCCCTATCCGCACGACGCTCCCGCCGCCGAGGTCACCGCCGCCAACCCGATGGGCACCGACGGCTTCGAGTTCGTGGAATACGCCCATCCGGAGCCCCAGGCCCTGCACGACCTCTTCCGCGCCATGGGATTCTCCGCCGTGGCGCGCCACCGCACCAAGGCGGTCACCGTCTACCGCCAGGGCGACGTGAACTACCTCGTCAACGAGGAGCCGGGCAGCCACGGCCACCGATTCGTCGCCGCCCACGGCCCCTGCGCGCCGTCGATGGCGTTCCGGGTCGTCGACGCCAGGGCCGCCTATGACCGGGCGATCTCGCTCGGCGCCGAGCCGGCCGACCCGGCGGACGGGGAGAAGACCCTCGACGTGCCGGCGATCAAGGGGATCGGCGGCTCGCTGCTCTACTTCGTGGAGACGTATGGGGCGAAGGGCTCGCCCTACGACGCCGCGTTCGAATGGGTGGCCGAGCGCGACCCGCGCCCTGAGGGCCTGGGCCTCTACTATCTCGATCACCTCACCCATAACGTGCATCGCGGCCGGATGGGCGTCTGGGCCGGGTTCTACGAACGAATCTTCAACTTCCGGCAGATCCGCTATTTCGACATCGAGGGCAAGCAGACCGGCCTGTTCTCGAAGGCCCTGACCTCGCCGGACGGCAAGATCCGCATCCCGATCAACGAGTCGGCCGACGCGAAGAGCCAGATCGAGGAATACCTGCACGCCTATAACGGCGAGGGCATCCAGCACATCGCCTGCGGCTGCCGCGACATCTACGCGACGATCGAGGCGTTGCGGGCCGGCGGCGTCGCCTTCATGCCCTCGCCCCCCTCGGTCTATTACCGCCGCGTCGAAAGCCGCCTGCCCGGCCATGGCGAGCCGCTGGATCGGATGGAGCGCAACGGCATCCTGATCGATGGCGAGGGGGTGGTCGAGGGCGGGATGACCAAGATCCTGCTGCAGCTGTTCTCGGCCAACGCGATCGGGCCGATCTTCTTCGAGTTCATCCAGCGAAAAGGCGACGACGGCTTCGGCGAGGGCAACTTCAAGGCCCTGTTCGAATCGATCGAGGAGGACCAGATCCGCCGCGGCGTGCTGACGGCCGGGGACAGAAGCGACGCGGCGGCGTGA
- a CDS encoding ABC transporter ATP-binding protein: MLKAFLAYYRPHRALFLVDFGCAILSGLLELGFPMAVKAFVDVLLPRQDWSLILLAAVGLAALYVANAGLMVVVTYWGHVLGINIETMMRARAFDHLQTLSFRFFDNQKTGHLVARVTKDLEEIGEVAHHGPEDLFIAVMTLLGAFGLMLLVHPPLALMTAAILPVIAFVTVRYGGRMTRNWQAQYGRVGAFNARIEENVGGIRVVKAFANEAHERRLFAADNERYRATKLEAYRIMAASLSLNYLGMRLVQIVVLLGGAAFVVRGDLSPGGFVGFLLLVGVFYRPLEKISAVVETYPKGIAGFRRYMALLATTPDIVDRPGARPAPPFRGEIRFEGVRFGYGDGRPVLEGVDLAIGSGETVAFVGPSGAGKTTLCSLVPRFYDVEAGRISIDGHDIRDLTLASLRSQIGIVQQDVFLFAGTIRENIAYGRLDASEAEIREAARRARLDALIAMLPDGLDTVVGERGVKLSGGQKQRLSIARVFLKNPPVLILDEATSALDTETEREIQQALSELTEGRTTLVIAHRLATIRHADRIAVVSNGRILEQGSHDALVAANGAYRRLHAAQSGVVAAE; the protein is encoded by the coding sequence ATGCTCAAGGCCTTCCTCGCCTATTACCGGCCGCACCGGGCCCTGTTCCTCGTCGATTTCGGCTGCGCCATCCTGTCGGGCCTGCTCGAGCTCGGCTTCCCGATGGCGGTGAAGGCCTTCGTCGACGTGCTGCTGCCGCGGCAGGACTGGAGCCTGATCCTGCTCGCGGCCGTGGGGCTCGCGGCGCTCTACGTCGCCAATGCGGGGCTGATGGTGGTGGTGACCTATTGGGGCCACGTGCTCGGCATCAACATCGAGACCATGATGCGGGCCCGCGCCTTCGACCACCTGCAGACGCTGTCGTTCCGCTTCTTCGACAACCAGAAGACCGGCCATCTCGTCGCCCGGGTGACGAAGGACCTGGAGGAGATCGGCGAGGTCGCCCATCACGGGCCCGAGGACCTGTTCATCGCCGTGATGACGCTTCTCGGCGCCTTCGGGCTGATGCTCCTCGTCCACCCGCCGCTCGCGCTGATGACCGCCGCGATCCTGCCGGTCATCGCCTTCGTCACCGTGCGCTATGGCGGCCGCATGACGCGCAACTGGCAGGCGCAGTACGGACGCGTCGGCGCCTTCAACGCCCGCATCGAGGAGAATGTCGGCGGCATCCGGGTGGTGAAGGCCTTCGCCAACGAGGCCCATGAGCGGCGTCTCTTCGCGGCCGACAACGAGCGCTACCGCGCCACCAAACTCGAGGCCTACCGGATCATGGCGGCGAGCCTGTCGCTCAACTATCTCGGCATGCGCCTCGTCCAGATCGTGGTGCTGCTCGGCGGCGCCGCCTTCGTGGTGCGGGGCGATCTCAGCCCCGGCGGCTTCGTCGGCTTCCTGCTCCTCGTCGGGGTGTTCTACCGGCCGCTGGAGAAGATCAGCGCGGTGGTCGAGACCTACCCGAAAGGGATCGCGGGCTTCCGCCGCTATATGGCGCTCCTCGCCACCACCCCCGACATCGTCGACCGGCCGGGCGCGCGTCCCGCGCCGCCCTTCCGGGGCGAGATCCGGTTCGAGGGCGTGCGTTTCGGCTACGGCGACGGCAGGCCGGTGCTCGAGGGGGTCGACCTCGCGATCGGCAGCGGCGAGACCGTGGCCTTCGTCGGGCCCTCGGGCGCCGGCAAGACCACCCTGTGCTCCCTGGTGCCGCGCTTCTACGACGTCGAGGCCGGGCGCATCAGCATCGACGGGCACGACATCCGCGACCTGACCCTGGCGTCCCTGCGCAGCCAGATCGGCATCGTGCAGCAGGACGTCTTCCTGTTCGCCGGCACGATCCGCGAGAACATCGCCTATGGCCGGCTCGACGCGAGCGAGGCGGAGATCCGCGAGGCGGCGCGGCGCGCCCGGCTCGACGCGCTGATCGCGATGCTGCCCGACGGCCTCGACACGGTGGTGGGCGAGCGCGGCGTCAAGCTCTCCGGCGGCCAGAAGCAGCGCCTGTCGATCGCCCGGGTGTTCTTGAAGAATCCGCCGGTCCTGATCCTCGACGAGGCGACCTCGGCGCTGGATACCGAGACCGAGCGCGAGATCCAGCAGGCCCTCTCCGAATTGACGGAAGGGCGCACGACGCTCGTCATCGCCCACCGCCTCGCCACCATCCGGCATGCCGACCGCATCGCCGTGGTGTCGAACGGGCGCATCCTGGAACAGGGCTCGCACGATGCCCTGGTGGCGGCGAACGGCGCCTACCGGCGCCTGCACGCGGCGCAGAGCGGGGTCGTCGCGGCGGAGTAG